A single Deinococcus betulae DNA region contains:
- a CDS encoding YIP1 family protein, which produces MRSPVQPTTTARVQDMFAQSAAVLTRPSPATFEQFERRSNLSSALIYVMVAAAVSAAIAAFFALFHSDVTFFGQLLTRLISVPLTFFVFTGLVYLIGRTLFRGTGTYPEVAYSFALFFVPLSIISTLIGVIPVIGWLAMFLITIAMIYFGFLAVQSSMNLRDPVSAGVTLVLAGLGQLAAAAVVGGVLGGLFAVGRLVTGS; this is translated from the coding sequence ATGCGAAGCCCGGTTCAGCCCACAACGACCGCCCGAGTGCAGGACATGTTTGCTCAGAGCGCTGCCGTGCTGACGCGGCCCAGCCCAGCGACCTTCGAGCAGTTCGAGCGCCGCAGTAACCTCTCCAGCGCGCTGATCTACGTGATGGTGGCAGCCGCCGTCTCGGCTGCTATCGCTGCCTTCTTCGCCCTGTTTCACAGCGACGTCACTTTCTTTGGTCAGTTGTTGACCCGTCTGATCTCGGTGCCGCTGACCTTTTTTGTCTTTACCGGACTGGTGTACCTGATTGGTCGCACGCTGTTCCGGGGGACTGGTACTTATCCCGAAGTCGCCTATTCTTTCGCACTGTTTTTCGTGCCCCTGAGCATCATCAGCACCCTGATCGGCGTCATTCCGGTCATTGGCTGGCTCGCCATGTTCCTGATCACCATCGCCATGATTTACTTCGGCTTTCTGGCGGTGCAGTCCAGCATGAACCTACGCGACCCGGTGTCTGCTGGCGTGACCCTGGTGCTGGCTGGTCTGGGCCAGCTCGCGGCGGCGGCAGTGGTGGGTGGAGTGCTGGGCGGCCTGTTTGCGGTGGGCCGGCTGGTCACCGGCAGCTAA
- a CDS encoding TetR/AcrR family transcriptional regulator, translating into MVISSRARSEEAKATRRADILQVARSLWRTHRYEDLTLQAVATQVGLTKAALYGYFPTKESLFLSLYEELLAEFFAHWERHLALGGIHTPASLARLSAALLGDHPDLVRLMPHLAGLLERNITPDGARAHKTWLLGRIPPLLAALHRALPTLPEGQALPLLTATQALVAGLYPMSDPAPAVQEALSDPALAPLCVAFQPTLELSLRALYTGLCLPPEF; encoded by the coding sequence GTGGTTATTTCTTCTCGCGCCCGTTCGGAGGAGGCCAAGGCCACGCGCCGGGCAGACATTCTGCAGGTGGCGCGGTCGCTGTGGCGCACCCACCGTTATGAAGACCTCACGCTTCAGGCGGTGGCAACCCAGGTCGGGCTGACGAAAGCCGCGCTGTACGGCTATTTTCCGACCAAAGAGAGCTTATTTCTCAGTCTGTATGAAGAACTGCTGGCCGAATTTTTCGCCCACTGGGAGCGGCATCTGGCCTTGGGTGGGATTCACACCCCAGCGTCTCTGGCCCGTCTGAGTGCCGCGCTGCTGGGCGATCACCCCGACCTGGTGCGCTTGATGCCGCACCTGGCGGGGTTGCTGGAGCGCAACATCACGCCGGATGGTGCGCGTGCCCACAAGACCTGGCTGCTGGGCCGCATCCCTCCGCTGCTGGCCGCCTTACACCGCGCGCTGCCCACGCTGCCAGAAGGGCAAGCATTGCCGCTGCTGACCGCCACGCAGGCGCTGGTGGCGGGCCTCTATCCCATGAGTGACCCTGCCCCAGCGGTTCAGGAAGCCCTGAGTGACCCGGCCCTGGCGCCGCTGTGCGTGGCCTTTCAGCCAACCTTAGAATTGAGTCTGCGTGCCTTGTATACCGGCCTGTGTCTGCCGCCTGAGTTCTGA
- a CDS encoding SDR family NAD(P)-dependent oxidoreductase has product MIHTVLPTPATALVTGASSGIGERLASGLAARGASLILVARSEDRLQALASDLGRLHGVPVEVMAADLARSGAAQALAEELTARGLTPDILVNNAGLGHFDEFLQQDLADIGQQLALNITAVTELTRLLVPGMVARGRGRVLNVASTAAFQPGPLMAPYYASKAYVLSLSEALNEELRGSGVTVTALCPGPVQTGFQAASGLGHSELLRGPVRLAMLSADEVAAQGLDAMLRGQAVVIPGRLNQLQVAALRLLPRAAVPPMIRRLQARRHR; this is encoded by the coding sequence ATGATCCACACTGTCCTCCCGACTCCCGCCACCGCCCTCGTCACCGGTGCCAGCAGTGGCATTGGCGAACGCCTGGCCTCCGGACTGGCCGCACGCGGCGCCTCTTTGATTCTGGTGGCCCGCTCGGAGGACCGACTTCAGGCGCTGGCCAGCGACCTGGGGCGCCTGCACGGCGTCCCCGTGGAAGTGATGGCCGCCGATCTGGCCCGTAGCGGCGCGGCGCAGGCCCTGGCTGAAGAGCTGACGGCGCGTGGCCTCACGCCCGACATCCTGGTGAACAACGCGGGTCTGGGGCACTTTGACGAGTTTCTACAGCAGGACCTGGCCGATATTGGCCAGCAGCTGGCCCTGAACATCACGGCCGTCACCGAACTGACGCGGCTGCTGGTGCCGGGCATGGTCGCGCGGGGGCGGGGCCGCGTCTTGAATGTGGCCAGCACCGCCGCCTTTCAACCGGGTCCCCTGATGGCGCCGTATTATGCCAGCAAGGCGTACGTCCTGAGTCTGAGTGAAGCGCTCAATGAGGAACTGCGCGGCAGCGGTGTGACGGTGACGGCCCTTTGCCCCGGCCCGGTGCAAACAGGCTTTCAGGCCGCCAGTGGGCTGGGCCACAGCGAACTGTTGCGCGGGCCCGTGCGCCTGGCGATGCTGAGCGCCGACGAGGTGGCCGCCCAGGGCCTAGACGCCATGCTGCGCGGTCAGGCGGTGGTGATCCCAGGCCGGCTGAACCAGTTGCAGGTGGCGGCCCTGCGCCTGCTGCCGCGCGCCGCCGTGCCCCCCATGATCCGCCGCTTGCAGGCTCGCCGTCACCGCTAA
- the era gene encoding GTPase Era, with product MTESSLTSGEQTHSGFVAIVGKPNVGKSTLLNSFLGTKVAPTSPRPQTTRRGVRGIHTAENRQIVFVDTPGLHKPKDALGKYMNHEVHSALADVDGVVWVVDLRHPPTDEDQLVARQVRELPKPLFLVGNKTDAAKYPDEAMKLYRALLEGREAELSETMLSAQNNPNAVATLREQLLAILPENPFFFPQGSASDQSREMWAAEIIREEAMKKLRDELPYAVATRVNRWTEREDGLQRIEGEIVVEKNAHKGMVIGAGGKQLREIGQAARKQLEVFLNHKVFLGLEVIVIPGWREDEEALRELGYE from the coding sequence ATGACGGAATCTTCTCTGACCTCCGGCGAGCAAACCCACTCTGGCTTCGTGGCCATTGTGGGCAAGCCCAACGTCGGCAAAAGCACCCTCCTGAACAGTTTTCTGGGCACCAAAGTCGCCCCCACCAGTCCCCGGCCGCAGACCACGCGCCGGGGCGTGCGCGGCATTCATACGGCCGAGAACCGCCAGATTGTCTTTGTCGACACGCCGGGCCTGCACAAACCCAAAGACGCACTGGGCAAGTACATGAACCACGAGGTGCATTCGGCCCTGGCCGATGTGGACGGCGTGGTCTGGGTGGTGGACCTGCGCCACCCGCCCACCGACGAGGATCAGCTGGTCGCCCGCCAGGTGCGCGAATTGCCCAAGCCGCTGTTTCTGGTAGGCAACAAAACGGACGCCGCCAAATACCCCGACGAGGCCATGAAGCTCTACCGCGCGCTGCTCGAAGGCCGCGAGGCCGAGCTGAGCGAGACCATGCTGAGCGCGCAGAACAACCCGAACGCGGTGGCCACCCTGCGCGAGCAGCTCCTGGCCATCCTGCCGGAAAACCCCTTCTTCTTTCCGCAGGGCAGCGCCAGCGACCAGAGCCGCGAGATGTGGGCCGCCGAGATCATCCGCGAAGAGGCCATGAAAAAGCTGCGCGACGAGCTGCCTTATGCCGTGGCCACGCGCGTCAACCGCTGGACCGAACGCGAAGACGGCCTGCAACGCATTGAAGGCGAGATTGTGGTGGAGAAGAACGCCCACAAGGGCATGGTCATTGGCGCGGGCGGCAAGCAGCTGCGCGAGATTGGCCAGGCCGCCCGCAAGCAACTAGAAGTCTTCCTGAACCATAAGGTCTTCCTGGGCCTGGAAGTCATCGTGATTCCCGGCTGGCGCGAGGATGAAGAAGCCCTGCGCGAACTGGGCTACGAGTAA
- a CDS encoding Nudix hydrolase, with protein MQFGPEAHVPVAHRAAGVVILNQTGDILLVRENGVPGQRQKAGLWHIPSGTVEDGENPQDTAVREAGVRVRLLKFLAAYLGRFPDGVPVLRHAWLAEALPGSTFHPTFQHEVAEVRFVPQSDFLSLYGAGQIRMHHTRLFYEDALREWGRLKAGP; from the coding sequence ATGCAGTTTGGTCCAGAGGCTCATGTGCCTGTGGCTCACCGTGCGGCGGGCGTGGTCATCCTGAACCAGACGGGCGACATTCTGCTGGTGCGGGAAAATGGCGTGCCAGGGCAGCGGCAGAAAGCTGGCCTGTGGCACATCCCCAGCGGCACCGTGGAGGACGGCGAGAACCCCCAGGACACGGCGGTCCGTGAAGCGGGGGTACGGGTGCGCCTGCTGAAGTTTCTGGCGGCGTACCTGGGCCGGTTTCCAGACGGCGTGCCGGTGCTGCGCCATGCCTGGCTGGCTGAGGCGCTGCCTGGCTCGACCTTTCACCCTACTTTTCAGCATGAGGTGGCCGAGGTGCGCTTTGTGCCCCAGTCCGACTTCCTGTCCCTCTACGGCGCCGGGCAGATTCGGATGCACCACACCCGCCTGTTTTACGAGGACGCGCTGCGGGAATGGGGACGCCTCAAGGCTGGACCATAA
- a CDS encoding YfiT family bacillithiol transferase, which produces MTDLRYPIGPMPTPLTLTAEERGAATAQIAELPGLLSAAVEGLTEAQLNTPYREGGWTVRQVAHHVAESHMNAFVRLKLALTEDNPVIKPYEEALWADLPDTQLSPEVSLTLISSLHVRLGLLFGALDQGGPEWGRLWTHPAQERTYTVDTLLAMYAWHGRHHVAHISGLRERQG; this is translated from the coding sequence ATGACTGACCTCCGCTATCCCATTGGCCCAATGCCCACGCCGCTGACCCTCACGGCCGAAGAGCGGGGAGCCGCCACGGCTCAGATCGCTGAGCTGCCCGGCCTGCTGTCAGCCGCTGTAGAAGGCCTGACTGAAGCGCAGCTGAATACCCCCTACCGCGAGGGTGGCTGGACGGTGCGCCAGGTGGCGCATCACGTGGCCGAAAGCCACATGAACGCCTTTGTTCGGCTGAAGCTGGCCCTGACCGAAGACAATCCGGTAATCAAACCCTACGAGGAAGCCCTGTGGGCCGACTTGCCCGACACGCAGCTCTCGCCCGAGGTCAGCCTGACGCTCATCAGCAGCTTGCATGTGCGGCTGGGCCTGCTTTTCGGGGCTCTAGACCAGGGGGGGCCAGAGTGGGGTCGGCTGTGGACCCATCCTGCCCAGGAGCGGACCTATACCGTGGACACCCTGCTGGCCATGTACGCCTGGCACGGCCGGCACCACGTCGCCCACATCTCCGGGCTGCGTGAGCGTCAGGGGTAG
- a CDS encoding nucleotide pyrophosphohydrolase has product MSLTFEDARQRVDAYIGQFKEGYFPPLLMLARLTEETGEVARVLAHQNGKTPKPGEDPGDLELELADLLFVMLCMANERGISLERGFERMMDKVERRDANRWTRKDEAPTHD; this is encoded by the coding sequence ATGAGCTTGACCTTCGAAGACGCCCGGCAGCGCGTGGACGCTTATATCGGCCAGTTTAAGGAGGGGTACTTTCCGCCCCTGCTGATGCTGGCCCGCCTGACCGAGGAAACCGGCGAGGTGGCGCGCGTGCTGGCCCACCAGAACGGCAAGACCCCCAAGCCCGGCGAGGACCCCGGCGACCTAGAACTGGAACTGGCCGACCTGCTGTTCGTGATGCTGTGCATGGCCAATGAGCGTGGGATCAGCCTGGAGCGCGGCTTTGAGCGCATGATGGACAAGGTCGAGCGCCGCGACGCGAACCGCTGGACCAGAAAGGATGAGGCCCCCACCCATGACTGA